The following coding sequences are from one Roseburia hominis A2-183 window:
- a CDS encoding zinc dependent phospholipase C family protein, with protein sequence MRKKSHISLARYMVENLKDEELKRHKFSFYLGSILPDIKPSFLYKRHEMDGTFPYVSRHIRRLSEGDALIRKKKGCKYYRDLGQISHYLADYFTFPHNTIYPGSLKDHCSYEEKLKRDLRSYLKSGEATRHHRLLQLKEEHEKLQNKKKAEPLIDAETICAFIQKSHDEYLAHKHGVEDDIEHIVEVNHKALDAMMKLLANKRAEWRIRHS encoded by the coding sequence ATGAGAAAAAAGTCACATATTTCGCTGGCGCGCTATATGGTGGAGAATTTAAAGGATGAAGAATTAAAACGTCACAAATTTTCTTTTTATCTGGGAAGTATTCTGCCGGACATCAAGCCTTCGTTTCTCTATAAGAGACACGAGATGGACGGAACGTTTCCTTATGTCAGCAGACATATCAGGCGTCTGTCGGAGGGAGATGCGCTGATCCGGAAGAAAAAGGGGTGCAAGTATTACCGGGATCTGGGACAGATCAGCCATTATCTGGCGGATTATTTTACATTTCCGCACAACACCATTTACCCGGGCAGCCTGAAGGATCATTGTTCTTACGAGGAGAAGTTAAAGCGGGACTTAAGATCGTACCTAAAGAGCGGTGAGGCTACCAGACATCACCGGCTGCTGCAGCTTAAGGAAGAACATGAGAAGCTGCAGAATAAGAAAAAGGCAGAGCCGCTCATCGACGCGGAGACGATCTGTGCTTTTATCCAGAAGTCGCATGACGAGTATCTGGCGCACAAGCATGGCGTGGAGGATGATATAGAACATATTGTCGAGGTGAATCACAAAGCGCTGGATGCAATGATGAAGTTATTGGCGAATAAACGCGCCGAGTGGAGAATCCGGCACTCATAA
- the tnpA gene encoding IS200/IS605 family transposase — MANKSNDLAHTKWMCKYHIVFTPKYRRKIIYNQLKEDIRDILKQLCAYKGVEIIEGHLMPDHIHMLVSIPPKMSVSSFMGYLKGKSALMIFDRHANLKYKFGNRHFWSEGYYVSTVGLNETTIKKYIQDQEKYDIMQDKLSVKEYEDPFKG, encoded by the coding sequence ATGGCGAATAAGTCTAATGATCTCGCCCATACAAAATGGATGTGTAAATACCATATTGTATTTACTCCTAAGTATAGACGAAAAATTATTTATAATCAATTAAAAGAGGATATACGTGATATTCTGAAACAGTTATGTGCATATAAGGGCGTGGAGATTATTGAAGGGCATCTCATGCCTGACCATATTCATATGCTAGTAAGTATTCCGCCAAAGATGAGCGTGTCGAGTTTTATGGGATATTTAAAGGGAAAGTCAGCGCTTATGATTTTTGACAGACATGCAAATCTCAAATATAAATTTGGAAACAGACATTTCTGGTCAGAGGGATATTATGTCAGCACCGTAGGATTAAATGAAACGACAATAAAAAAGTATATTCAAGATCAAGAAAAGTACGATATTATGCAAGATAAATTAAGTGTGAAGGAGTACGAAGACCCTTTTAAGGGTTAA
- a CDS encoding DUF1540 domain-containing protein, whose translation MTLLDCAVTGCAYNEDRCCCKGNIKVEGSEAVHQNETCCGSFVERGEKSCGCNVKEHESKKIAVACEACNCTFNENKKCSANHIGIAGGNACSCGETECASFCCK comes from the coding sequence ATGACATTACTGGATTGTGCGGTAACCGGATGTGCTTACAACGAGGATCGCTGCTGCTGCAAGGGCAACATCAAGGTTGAGGGAAGCGAGGCGGTGCATCAGAATGAGACCTGCTGCGGAAGCTTTGTGGAGCGCGGGGAGAAAAGCTGCGGATGCAATGTAAAAGAGCATGAGTCAAAGAAGATCGCTGTGGCATGCGAGGCCTGCAACTGCACGTTTAACGAGAATAAGAAATGCAGCGCGAACCATATCGGCATCGCAGGGGGCAACGCCTGTTCCTGCGGCGAGACAGAGTGCGCAAGTTTCTGCTGCAAATAG
- a CDS encoding SEC-C metal-binding domain-containing protein: MALLEQWQKVAYNEKADRGELQRFWQRYFLLEKGVYEKLLTNPDEKVEGTVKELADKYGLSIMDMTGFLDGINESLVEPNPIDTMEEDTKVSLVFDKEKLYKNMVDAKADWLYELPMWNDIFDPETKKRLYLEQKKSGTVIVGKKVGRNDPCPCGSGKKYKFCCGK; encoded by the coding sequence ATGGCATTATTAGAGCAGTGGCAGAAAGTTGCTTATAATGAGAAGGCAGACAGAGGAGAACTGCAGAGATTCTGGCAGAGATATTTTCTTCTGGAAAAGGGTGTCTATGAGAAGCTTCTGACGAACCCGGATGAGAAGGTAGAGGGAACGGTCAAAGAGCTTGCAGATAAATACGGACTGAGCATCATGGATATGACAGGTTTCTTGGACGGTATCAACGAGAGCCTGGTAGAGCCGAACCCGATCGACACCATGGAGGAAGATACGAAGGTCAGCCTCGTATTCGACAAGGAGAAGCTGTACAAGAACATGGTCGACGCGAAGGCAGACTGGCTCTATGAGCTTCCGATGTGGAATGACATTTTTGACCCGGAGACGAAGAAGAGACTGTATCTGGAGCAGAAGAAGTCCGGAACGGTTATCGTCGGAAAGAAAGTCGGACGCAACGATCCGTGTCCGTGCGGTTCCGGCAAGAAATACAAATTTTGCTGTGGAAAGTAA
- a CDS encoding ABC transporter substrate-binding protein, producing the protein MKKRIIASLLTASMLAAALAGCGGSTAQTADTSADAAGEAESAQGDPATVTEKETNVSATADADLSGTTITFWHSMSGVNGEALTALVDRFNEENTYGITVDAEFEGEYDDAINKLKSSMVGGSGPDLIQVYEIGTRFMIDSGWVIPMQELMDANGYDNSNIVPNIAAYYTIDDQLYSMPFNTSTPILYYNKDMFDAAGITEVPTSLEGIDAIADDLVNKGGAGEALSMGIYGWFFEQFICKQGLAYANNDNGRSAAATAVDFDGNGAALSIVSAWKDLYDKGYAPNVGVGGDAGLTDFSAGKAAITLGSTASLKQILNDVNGSFEVGTAYFPGIKDTDQGGVSIGGASLWAIQNQDDVKAQATWKFVEYLVSAESQAYWATQTGYFPVTNDAYNEDVFKQNIEQYPQFQTAIDQLNDTKGEYAGALLSVFPEARQTVQTEIENTLNDKETPEEAVQKMADTINASIEDYNLLNE; encoded by the coding sequence ATGAAGAAGAGAATCATTGCATCATTGTTAACAGCATCCATGCTTGCAGCAGCACTTGCAGGCTGCGGGGGAAGCACGGCGCAGACGGCGGATACGTCCGCAGACGCTGCAGGGGAAGCGGAGAGTGCGCAGGGTGATCCGGCAACGGTGACGGAAAAAGAGACGAATGTGTCCGCCACGGCAGATGCGGATCTTTCCGGGACGACGATCACATTCTGGCATTCTATGAGCGGTGTAAATGGCGAGGCACTTACCGCGCTTGTGGATCGGTTCAATGAGGAGAACACCTATGGCATTACGGTGGATGCGGAGTTTGAGGGCGAGTACGATGATGCGATCAACAAATTAAAGAGCAGCATGGTGGGAGGAAGCGGTCCGGATCTGATTCAGGTCTATGAGATCGGCACCCGTTTCATGATCGACTCCGGCTGGGTGATTCCGATGCAGGAGCTGATGGATGCGAACGGCTATGACAACTCCAATATCGTGCCGAATATTGCCGCTTACTACACGATCGACGACCAGCTCTACTCCATGCCGTTTAATACATCCACGCCGATTCTCTATTACAATAAGGATATGTTTGATGCGGCGGGAATCACCGAGGTGCCGACGAGCCTGGAGGGGATCGATGCGATTGCCGACGATCTTGTGAACAAGGGCGGTGCAGGAGAGGCACTTTCCATGGGAATCTACGGATGGTTCTTTGAGCAGTTTATCTGCAAGCAGGGACTGGCCTACGCAAACAATGACAACGGAAGAAGCGCGGCGGCGACAGCCGTGGATTTTGACGGCAACGGTGCGGCTCTCTCGATCGTATCCGCCTGGAAGGATCTCTACGACAAGGGATATGCACCGAATGTGGGAGTTGGCGGCGATGCAGGTCTGACAGACTTCTCCGCAGGAAAAGCGGCGATTACGCTTGGCTCCACCGCTTCCTTAAAGCAGATCTTAAACGATGTCAACGGCTCCTTTGAGGTGGGAACCGCATATTTTCCGGGCATCAAGGATACAGATCAGGGCGGTGTGTCCATCGGCGGAGCATCCCTCTGGGCAATCCAGAATCAGGATGACGTAAAGGCACAGGCAACCTGGAAGTTCGTGGAATATCTGGTATCGGCAGAGTCTCAGGCATACTGGGCAACCCAGACAGGATATTTCCCGGTTACCAACGATGCGTACAATGAGGATGTATTCAAGCAGAACATCGAGCAGTACCCACAGTTCCAGACCGCGATCGACCAGTTGAACGACACCAAGGGCGAGTACGCGGGAGCGCTTCTCTCTGTATTTCCGGAAGCACGCCAGACGGTACAGACCGAGATCGAGAACACGTTAAATGACAAGGAGACACCGGAGGAGGCAGTGCAGAAGATGGCGGACACGATCAACGCGTCCATCGAGGACTACAATCTGCTGAACGAATAG
- a CDS encoding ABC transporter ATP-binding protein — MAELALEHVGKVYRNGYEAIHDFSLEIKEGEFLILVGPSGCGKSTLLRMIAGLEDISSGELWVDGEIENYKEPRERNLAMVFQNYALYPNMSVYDNIAFSLSVRKVDKKEIKKKVYDTAKMLGIEHLLDRRPGELSGGQKQRVAIGNAIIRNPRALLMDEPLSNLDAKLRTQMRVELAALQHAVGTTTIYVTHDQTEAMTLGTRIVVMRDGKMQQVDTPANLYAKPVNRFVAGFIGTPSMNFFEAQVVSWEEAPALLVGEYRMMPCREDAARISRHGSDSVILGIRPENILWEAPECVSAGADYVETMILEVELLGAEKLLFFLLYGKKYVAKIPAEYDARAGEVRRLYFDVTAIHLFDCDSEMRI; from the coding sequence TTGGCTGAATTGGCGTTAGAACATGTGGGAAAAGTATACCGGAACGGTTATGAAGCAATTCATGACTTTTCGCTTGAGATAAAAGAAGGAGAATTTTTGATTCTGGTTGGACCGTCCGGCTGCGGGAAATCGACGCTGCTGCGCATGATCGCAGGTTTGGAGGACATCTCGTCGGGCGAGCTGTGGGTGGACGGAGAGATCGAGAATTACAAGGAGCCGCGGGAGCGGAATCTCGCCATGGTATTTCAGAATTATGCGCTGTATCCCAATATGAGCGTGTACGACAATATCGCATTTTCCCTGAGCGTGAGGAAGGTCGATAAGAAGGAGATAAAAAAGAAAGTATACGATACGGCAAAGATGCTTGGCATTGAGCATCTGCTGGACAGAAGACCGGGAGAACTCTCCGGCGGGCAGAAACAGCGCGTGGCGATCGGAAATGCGATTATCCGCAATCCAAGGGCGCTTTTGATGGACGAGCCGCTGTCCAATCTGGATGCGAAACTGCGGACGCAGATGCGGGTGGAACTGGCGGCATTGCAGCATGCGGTGGGAACAACGACGATCTATGTTACGCACGATCAGACGGAGGCCATGACGCTTGGCACACGGATTGTGGTGATGCGGGATGGAAAAATGCAGCAGGTGGATACACCGGCGAACCTCTATGCAAAGCCGGTCAACCGGTTTGTCGCAGGATTCATCGGAACGCCGTCCATGAACTTTTTCGAGGCACAGGTGGTTTCCTGGGAGGAGGCTCCGGCGCTTCTGGTCGGGGAGTACCGCATGATGCCGTGCAGGGAGGATGCAGCGCGGATAAGCAGACACGGAAGCGACAGCGTGATCCTTGGCATACGCCCGGAAAACATCCTGTGGGAGGCACCGGAATGTGTAAGCGCCGGGGCGGATTACGTGGAGACGATGATTCTTGAGGTGGAGCTGCTCGGAGCCGAGAAGCTTTTGTTTTTCCTTTTATACGGGAAAAAGTATGTGGCAAAGATTCCGGCGGAATATGACGCCCGGGCAGGTGAGGTGCGCCGGCTGTACTTCGATGTGACAGCGATCCATCTGTTTGACTGCGACAGTGAAATGCGCATCTGA
- a CDS encoding DUF4340 domain-containing protein, with product MKKQKKQFFGMLLVLAVLAAAYGGIHVYNQKQEEKEAGEEKTEKLTVVDFETDDVTAFSYVLGGQVYAYTKTDGEWTWDGDISLTLDTSQIDAMLDAVTGLTAESEITDGEDLAQYGLENPSGIITLTTADGTTTLQLGDKNAVTGQYYLKVAESDKIYLVSRDLSGTFSKTPQELLKEEETDEPESVDVTEGVEAAVGVDVTESAASEDSTEE from the coding sequence ATGAAGAAACAGAAAAAACAGTTCTTTGGCATGCTGCTTGTCCTCGCAGTGCTTGCAGCAGCCTATGGAGGAATTCATGTATACAATCAGAAACAGGAGGAAAAAGAGGCGGGCGAGGAGAAAACAGAGAAACTTACAGTTGTCGATTTTGAAACCGATGATGTGACGGCATTCTCGTACGTGCTGGGCGGTCAGGTGTATGCCTACACGAAAACGGACGGAGAGTGGACCTGGGACGGGGATATTTCACTCACCCTCGACACGTCACAGATCGACGCCATGCTGGATGCGGTCACGGGCCTTACGGCGGAGAGTGAGATTACAGACGGCGAGGATCTGGCGCAGTATGGTCTGGAAAATCCGTCGGGGATCATTACCCTCACCACGGCAGACGGCACGACGACGCTACAGCTCGGAGATAAAAATGCAGTGACCGGGCAGTATTACCTGAAGGTGGCAGAGAGCGATAAGATCTATCTCGTGTCGCGGGATCTCTCCGGCACTTTCTCCAAGACACCGCAGGAATTGTTAAAGGAGGAAGAGACGGATGAGCCTGAGAGTGTGGACGTGACTGAGGGCGTAGAGGCGGCTGTGGGCGTAGACGTGACCGAGAGCGCCGCGTCCGAGGACAGTACGGAAGAGTAG
- a CDS encoding Gldg family protein: MIAILKREWKSYFQNITGWLFIAAVLALYGLYFLAYNLRAGYPYVSYTLSAISFIMLIAVPILTMRSMAEERHSRTDQLVLTAPVSLGKMIFGKFLAMVGVFTVAVAVIAVTPLVLAAFGTVPMGENYVAVLGFWLYGCTCIAVGMLASALTESQVIAAVVAFAFLFLGYMMNSITGLIGDHLITKVLGAYDLYTPLQSFMSGCLDLTGVVYFVSVTALCLFLTCQCVQKRRWSMTTKKLTTGMFSVAMIVVGFAVAVAVNMVVKEMPSSWTAVDATSTKLYSLTDTTKDYVKNLSQDVTIYVLSSEKSADSTLAETLQRYEDLSKHLNVVYKDPAKSPNFYQQYTDSAPSQNSMIVVSDARSRVVDYSDIYEYSYDYSTYSSSVDGYDAEGQLTSALQYVTKADSELPVIYEITGHGENTLSGGFSEAVEKANMTVSQLTLLTEDAIPDDAAAIVINGPTSDFSEDDATKVKEYLQGGGRALIACNFEYQDLPNFASVLEAYGIERVAGIVMENSASACYRSTPYYLLPEIESTAYTSSVTGEYIFAPYSEGLSYPEEAEDITYTPLLVTSDQAVSKTDVANAETSELEDGDIAGPFTIALAAEQDVDDGNTMKLVVFGSTEMLTDNADSIVSGRNVSMFSDALGQLAGDDGESTGVIPVKEYTLGTITVTSLGTLIGGLAATVILPILLIVTGVVIWAVRRKK, from the coding sequence ATGATTGCAATTTTAAAAAGAGAGTGGAAAAGTTATTTTCAGAATATCACAGGATGGCTGTTTATCGCTGCCGTTCTGGCACTGTACGGTCTGTACTTTTTAGCGTATAATCTGCGGGCGGGATATCCGTATGTGTCGTACACACTTTCGGCGATCTCGTTTATCATGTTGATTGCCGTTCCGATTCTCACCATGCGTTCCATGGCGGAAGAGCGGCACAGCAGAACTGACCAGCTGGTACTCACAGCGCCGGTTTCGCTTGGAAAGATGATTTTTGGAAAATTTTTAGCCATGGTGGGCGTTTTTACCGTTGCCGTGGCGGTGATTGCGGTAACGCCACTTGTCCTGGCTGCCTTTGGCACGGTGCCGATGGGAGAAAACTATGTGGCGGTTTTGGGCTTCTGGCTGTACGGATGTACCTGCATCGCAGTCGGTATGCTGGCGTCGGCGCTGACGGAGAGTCAGGTAATTGCAGCGGTCGTGGCGTTTGCATTCCTTTTTCTGGGATATATGATGAACAGCATCACGGGATTGATCGGCGACCATCTGATCACGAAGGTACTGGGCGCATATGATCTGTACACACCGCTTCAGAGTTTTATGAGCGGCTGTCTGGATCTGACGGGCGTTGTGTATTTTGTCAGTGTGACGGCATTGTGTCTGTTTTTGACCTGCCAGTGTGTGCAGAAGAGACGCTGGAGCATGACGACGAAAAAACTGACCACAGGAATGTTTTCCGTGGCGATGATTGTGGTGGGATTTGCGGTTGCGGTTGCAGTCAACATGGTGGTAAAGGAGATGCCATCCTCCTGGACGGCGGTAGATGCAACTTCCACAAAGCTGTACAGTCTGACGGATACCACAAAGGATTATGTGAAAAATCTGTCGCAGGACGTCACGATCTATGTGCTTTCGTCCGAGAAGTCGGCGGACAGTACGTTGGCGGAGACATTGCAGCGGTATGAAGATCTCTCCAAACATTTAAATGTGGTTTACAAAGATCCGGCGAAGAGTCCGAATTTTTATCAGCAGTATACGGACAGTGCGCCGAGCCAGAACAGTATGATCGTGGTGTCGGACGCGAGATCGCGCGTGGTGGATTACAGCGACATCTATGAATATTCTTATGACTATTCTACATATTCAAGCTCTGTGGACGGTTATGATGCGGAGGGACAGCTGACCAGCGCCCTGCAGTATGTGACGAAGGCAGACAGTGAACTTCCGGTCATCTACGAGATTACCGGTCATGGAGAAAATACCCTTTCTGGCGGTTTCTCGGAGGCGGTTGAGAAAGCCAATATGACGGTGTCACAGCTGACATTGCTGACGGAAGATGCGATTCCAGACGATGCAGCGGCAATCGTCATCAACGGACCGACATCAGACTTTTCGGAGGATGATGCCACGAAGGTAAAGGAGTATCTGCAAGGCGGAGGAAGAGCGCTCATCGCCTGCAACTTCGAGTATCAGGATCTGCCGAATTTTGCTTCGGTTCTGGAGGCGTACGGCATTGAACGGGTAGCTGGCATTGTGATGGAAAACAGTGCATCAGCATGCTACCGGAGTACCCCGTATTATCTGTTGCCGGAAATTGAGTCGACAGCCTATACTTCATCTGTGACGGGCGAGTACATTTTCGCGCCGTACAGCGAGGGACTGAGTTATCCGGAGGAAGCGGAAGATATTACCTACACACCGCTGCTTGTCACAAGCGATCAGGCGGTGTCCAAGACGGATGTGGCAAATGCGGAGACGTCTGAGCTGGAAGACGGGGACATTGCAGGACCGTTTACGATTGCGCTGGCGGCAGAGCAGGATGTGGATGACGGCAACACGATGAAACTGGTGGTGTTTGGCTCCACGGAAATGCTGACCGACAATGCGGACTCGATTGTATCGGGAAGAAATGTGTCCATGTTCTCAGATGCGTTAGGACAGCTTGCCGGTGACGACGGAGAGTCGACGGGCGTCATTCCGGTCAAGGAGTATACGCTTGGAACGATTACGGTTACGTCACTCGGAACGCTGATCGGCGGACTTGCGGCAACGGTTATCCTGCCGATTCTGCTGATTGTGACCGGTGTTGTGATCTGGGCGGTAAGGAGAAAGAAATAA
- a CDS encoding ABC transporter ATP-binding protein, protein MIEINHLVKKYGEHVAVDDLTLTVEPGKIYGFLGPNGAGKSTTMNMITGYLGATSGEVKINGHDIFVDPQEAKKCVGYLPEIPPLYTEMTVREYLDFVAELKGLDKKVRKTQTEEIMELTHTKEVSERLIRNLSKGYRQRVGFAQAIMGYPDVIILDEPTVGLDPKQIIEVRELIKELGKKHTVILSSHILTEISAVCDHVFILSKGKLVASDSTEHLLERMSGAQEIALLVKDKEQRMEELLKELPGVAEVSREPGEAAEEVLFHVTAERGEDIREALFHACAKEEIPVLEMHTETKSLEDVFLELTGADGKGEQA, encoded by the coding sequence TTGATTGAAATCAATCATCTGGTCAAAAAATATGGGGAACATGTGGCGGTGGATGATCTGACGCTTACGGTGGAACCCGGGAAAATCTATGGTTTTCTCGGACCGAATGGTGCCGGAAAATCCACGACAATGAATATGATTACAGGATACCTTGGCGCGACGAGCGGCGAGGTGAAGATCAACGGTCACGATATTTTTGTCGATCCGCAGGAGGCAAAAAAATGCGTGGGGTATTTGCCGGAGATACCGCCGCTCTATACGGAGATGACGGTGCGGGAGTATCTGGATTTCGTGGCAGAGCTGAAAGGTCTGGATAAAAAGGTAAGAAAAACACAGACAGAAGAGATTATGGAGCTGACACACACGAAGGAAGTGAGTGAGAGGCTGATCCGCAATCTCTCCAAAGGATATCGGCAGCGCGTCGGCTTTGCACAGGCAATCATGGGGTATCCGGATGTCATTATACTGGATGAACCCACGGTGGGACTGGACCCGAAGCAGATCATCGAAGTGCGTGAACTGATTAAGGAGCTCGGGAAAAAGCACACCGTGATTTTGAGTTCCCATATTCTGACAGAGATTTCGGCGGTCTGCGATCATGTGTTTATCCTGTCGAAGGGAAAACTTGTGGCGAGCGATTCGACGGAACATCTGCTGGAGCGGATGTCGGGAGCACAGGAAATCGCGCTTCTGGTAAAAGACAAAGAGCAGCGCATGGAGGAACTTTTAAAGGAACTTCCGGGTGTGGCGGAAGTGAGCAGAGAGCCGGGAGAAGCAGCGGAGGAAGTCCTGTTTCATGTGACGGCGGAGCGGGGCGAAGATATCCGTGAGGCATTGTTTCATGCCTGCGCAAAAGAAGAGATTCCGGTTCTGGAAATGCACACGGAGACAAAATCGCTGGAGGATGTTTTCCTTGAACTTACAGGAGCAGACGGGAAAGGAGAACAGGCATGA
- a CDS encoding HAD family hydrolase codes for MIKNVIFDVGQVLVAWEPVEAMRALGMDEETVRAVADATVHTSDWDEADRGALSDEELLTGFIRKAPAYEAQIRNFWEHVDRAIYPFPYVGEWMRTLKDKGYRLYILSNYGAWTYAKTKDQSLGFLKDVDGALFSFEVKQIKPEPEIYHSLLERFHLRAEECVFLDDRQNNVDGAIACGISAIRFTGYEDARQKLKEYGVEC; via the coding sequence ATGATTAAGAATGTCATTTTTGATGTGGGACAGGTTCTGGTGGCATGGGAACCGGTGGAGGCGATGCGCGCGCTTGGAATGGATGAAGAGACGGTGCGCGCAGTCGCAGATGCCACGGTGCACACCAGTGACTGGGACGAGGCGGACCGGGGAGCCCTGTCCGATGAGGAACTTCTCACAGGCTTTATCAGAAAAGCTCCGGCATACGAAGCACAGATCCGCAATTTCTGGGAGCATGTGGACCGGGCGATTTATCCGTTTCCGTATGTCGGGGAATGGATGCGGACGTTAAAAGACAAGGGGTATCGCCTGTATATCCTTTCCAATTACGGTGCCTGGACATACGCGAAGACGAAGGATCAGTCGCTTGGCTTCCTTAAGGACGTGGATGGAGCATTGTTTTCCTTCGAGGTGAAGCAGATTAAGCCGGAGCCGGAGATTTATCACTCCCTGCTTGAGCGCTTTCATCTGCGCGCGGAGGAGTGCGTGTTCCTCGACGACAGACAGAACAATGTGGACGGTGCCATCGCCTGCGGCATCTCTGCCATTCGTTTTACCGGCTACGAGGACGCCAGACAGAAATTAAAAGAATACGGTGTAGAGTGCTAG
- a CDS encoding adenylosuccinate synthase: MVTAVVGANWGDEGKGKITDMLADEADIVIRFQGGANAGHTIVNNYGKFALHTLPSGVFHSHITNIIGNGVALDIPKVIGELKSITDRNVPAPKLMISDRAQMVMPYHVLFDQYEEERLGKNSFGSTKSGIAPFYSDKYAKIGFQVSELFDEELLKEKVKRTCETKNIMLEHMYHKPLLKEEELLATLHEYRDMVAPYVGDVSLFLDQAIKDGKRILLEGQLGTLKDPDHGIYPMVTSSSTLAAYGAIGAGIPPYEIKKIVTVCKAYSSAVGAGAFVSEIFGDEADELRRRGGDGGEFGATTGRPRRMGWFDCVASKYGCRMQGTTDVAFTVLDVLGYLDEIPVCVGYEIDGEVTTDFPVTAKLEKAKPVLKKLPGWKCDIRGIKKYEDLPENCRKYVEFVEEQIGYPITMVSNGPGREDIIYRSK; the protein is encoded by the coding sequence ATGGTTACAGCAGTAGTAGGCGCTAACTGGGGCGATGAGGGAAAAGGCAAGATCACAGATATGCTCGCGGATGAGGCTGACATCGTCATCCGTTTTCAGGGCGGAGCAAATGCAGGACACACCATTGTGAACAATTATGGCAAGTTTGCACTGCACACATTGCCGTCCGGCGTATTCCACAGCCATATCACAAATATTATCGGAAACGGTGTCGCACTCGACATCCCGAAGGTAATCGGCGAGCTCAAGTCGATCACAGACCGCAACGTACCGGCACCGAAGCTGATGATCTCGGACAGAGCACAGATGGTTATGCCGTATCATGTCCTGTTCGACCAGTACGAGGAGGAGCGTCTCGGCAAGAATTCTTTCGGTTCCACAAAGTCAGGAATCGCACCGTTCTATTCGGACAAGTATGCAAAGATCGGTTTCCAGGTCAGCGAGCTGTTCGATGAGGAGCTCTTAAAAGAAAAGGTAAAGCGCACCTGCGAGACGAAGAACATCATGCTGGAGCATATGTATCATAAGCCGTTATTAAAGGAAGAGGAACTTCTTGCAACCTTGCATGAGTACAGGGATATGGTTGCTCCGTATGTCGGGGATGTCTCCTTATTCCTCGATCAGGCAATCAAAGACGGCAAGCGTATTCTGCTGGAGGGACAGCTTGGAACTTTAAAGGATCCGGATCACGGAATCTATCCGATGGTAACATCCTCCTCCACGCTGGCAGCTTACGGTGCGATCGGAGCAGGCATCCCGCCGTATGAGATCAAGAAGATCGTAACGGTGTGCAAGGCTTATTCTTCCGCAGTCGGAGCAGGCGCATTTGTCAGCGAGATTTTCGGGGATGAGGCAGACGAGCTCAGAAGACGCGGCGGCGACGGCGGAGAATTCGGCGCAACGACAGGTCGTCCGAGACGTATGGGATGGTTCGACTGTGTGGCAAGTAAGTACGGCTGCCGTATGCAGGGAACAACCGACGTTGCATTTACCGTGCTCGATGTATTGGGATACTTGGATGAGATTCCGGTATGCGTAGGCTATGAGATCGACGGTGAAGTGACAACAGATTTCCCGGTAACAGCAAAGCTTGAAAAGGCAAAGCCGGTACTTAAGAAGCTTCCGGGCTGGAAGTGCGATATCCGCGGCATCAAGAAATACGAAGATCTGCCGGAGAACTGCAGAAAGTATGTAGAGTTTGTGGAGGAGCAGATCGGATATCCAATCACGATGGTATCAAACGGACCGGGCAGAGAGGATATTATCTACCGCAGCAAGTAG